One window from the genome of Oryza glaberrima chromosome 3, OglaRS2, whole genome shotgun sequence encodes:
- the LOC127768921 gene encoding uncharacterized protein LOC127768921, with product MSAPPSLKAPAAAAASLVAAAAGHRATAAAAAPSGASRVPPRRLRCSASGAAAVEVRAPMDWATRSLEEMQRAEDFDSFCLMGLSPLDGRYERSTRDLKPFFSEFGLIRYRVIVEVKWLLKLSQIPEINEVPPFSKEAQLFLDAIIQDFSVADAKEVKKIEKTTNHDVKAVEYFLKQKCSSNPEIAKVLEFFHFGCTSEDINNLSHALALKEGVNTVMFPVMMDICKAMCSLATQNSTIPMLSRTHGQPASPTTLGKEMANFAARLSSIGNSFSEVKILGKFAGAVGNYNADVVAYPEVDWPKVAEDFVKSLGLEFNPYVTQIEPHDYISKLFNLFIQFNNVLTDFDRDMWTYISLGYFKQIVKAGEVGSSTMPHKVNPIDFENSDGNLTIANGTLSSLSMKLPISRMQRDLTDSTVLRNLGVGLGHSLLAYKATLRGINKVQVNESRLSEDLDQTWEVLAEPIQTVMRRYGIPEPYEKLKEMTRGQAVTKDSIRQFIEGLDLPEAARSSLLKLTPHSYIGEAEFLARNIEEVVDLKSGFKIE from the exons atgtcggcgccgccgtcgctgaaggctccggccgccgccgccgcctccctcgtcgcggcggccgcgggccaCCGCgctacggccgccgccgccgccccgtccgGTGCGTCCCGCGTCCCGCCGCGACGCTTGCGCTGCTCTGCatcaggcgccgccgccgtcgag GTGCGTGCTCCGATGGATTGGGCGACGAGGTCGCTGGAGGAGATGCAGCGGGCAGAGGACTTCGACTCTTTCTGCCTGATGGGGCTTTCGCCGCTGGATGGGCGGTACGAGCGCTCTACCAGGGACCTAAAACCCTTCTTCAGTGAGTTCGGCCTCATCAGATACCGGGTCATCGTTGAG GTAAAGTGGCTACTGAAACTCTCCCAAATCCCTGAGATCAATGAGGTGCCTCCATTCAGCAAGGAGGCCCAGTTATTCCTGGATGCGATTATCCAGGATTTCAGCGTTGCTGATGCAAAAGAAGTGAAAAAGATTGAGAAAACAACCAACCATGATGTGAAGGCTGTTGAGTACTTTCTCAAGCAAAAATGCAGCTCAAATCCAGAGATTGCAAAG GTGTTGGAGTTCTTCCATTTTGGATGTACTTCTGAAGATATCAACAACTTGTCACATGCATTAGCTCTAAAAGAGGGGGTAAATACAGTTATGTTCCCTGTTATGATGGACATATGCAAAGCAATGTGCTCCTTggcaacacaaaattcaaccaTCCCTATGCTGTCGCGAACTCATGGACAG CCAGCATCGCCAACAACTCTGGGAAAAGAGATGGCGAATTTTGCGGCCAGATTGTCAAGCATAGGAAATAGTTTTTCTGAGGTCAAGATACTAGGGAAATTCGCTGGAGCTGTCGGAAATTACAACGCTGATGTTGTTGCATATCCAGAAGTTGACTGGCCTAAGGTTGCAGAAGATTTTGTCAAATCGTTGGGCTTGGAGTTCAATCCTTATGTTACCCAG aTTGAGCCACATGACTATATCTCGAAGCTCTTCAATCTATTTATTCAGTTTAACAATGTCTTGACTGATTTCGATAGAGACATGTGGACCTATATATCACTAGGCTACTTCAAGCAG ATAGTAAAGGCTGGTGAAGTTGGATCTTCCACAATGCCTCACAAAGTCAATCCCATTGATTTCGAAAATAGTGACGGCAATTTGACTATAGCCAATGGTACATTGTCTTCTTTAAGCATGAAGCTACCAATTTCTCGGATGCAG CGTGATCTCACAGACTCGACTGTTTTGAGAAATTTGGGTGTTGGATTAGGGCATTCACTCTTGGCTTACAAAGCTACATTGCGAGGAATCAATAAGGTTCAG GTGAATGAATCCCGGTTATCTGAAGACTTGGATCAAACATGGGAGGTCCTTGCAGAGCCAATACAGACA GTGATGCGAAGGTATGGAATCCCTGAACCTTATGAGAAGCTGAAGGAAATGACCAGAGGGCAGGCTGTCACCAAGGACAGCATACGGCAATTCATTGAAGGTCTAGACTTGCCAGAGGCGGCACGATCGTCGCTTCTGAAGCTAACACCACATTCTTATATCGGAGAGGCAGAATTTTTGGCTAGAAATATCGAAGAGGTGGTTGATCTAAAATCTGGATTTAAGATCGAGTGA
- the LOC127767877 gene encoding uncharacterized protein LOC127767877: MGGSLVSMLRWPPDLGVPSLAALLPSSAAGHYAGAPALRGWHWQHWWPERLSSAVRRWPELVQDFSPIVDAVLWGLVTAIESVALFSMVCCFFLFCGCTL; this comes from the coding sequence ATGGGGGGCAGCCTGGTGTCCATGCTGCGGTGGCCGCCGGACCTCGGCGTGCCGAGCCTGGCGGCGCTgctgccgtcgtcggcggccggcCACTACGCGGGCGCGCCGGCCCTCCGCGGGTGGCACTGGCAGCACTGGTGGCCGGAGCGGCTCAGCtcggcggtgcggcggtggccggagctcgTGCAGGACTTTTCCCCCATCGTGGACGCCGTGCTCTGGGGCCTCGTCACCGCCATCGAGTCCGTCGCGCTCTTCTCCATGGTGTgctgcttcttcctcttctgCGGCTGCACGCTATGA
- the LOC127765265 gene encoding nuclear poly(A) polymerase 3-like has translation MSRSSRGGRQSGSSATRMASRARPGFPVAPPPPMGPPPPPPMPPVPVMYLRGVPPPPPWLPQHLIICGLDPAAAERTDAFRSKSLLNFISRTGVLPSPEEELKRQVVVRELDKIVMGWAKRVAYDQREQYWNTTATVLTFGSYALGAYGPESDIDAVCVGPCIASLQHHFFIVLRQMLEERPEVSDLHSIENAKVPLMRFKFNGMLVDFPYVQLPVINAAEAIHAFDPRLLAAVNEPSWRCLSGVRVNRQIMQLLPNIKKFQILLRCLKLWARKRGLHCHLLGFFAGIHLAILAAFVCIMHPHATLSSLFNSFFDIFSHWHWPLPVSLLDQPTPWRPHCCSFMPIVMPCSPPEFCASSITRSTFNKIKEELQRGFALTKGDRNGDINWTELFAPFPYTVRYKHFLRIVLSAPVAEELRDWVGWVKSRFRNLLLKLESIGVDCDPDPSEQADHSMIEPNVVFFWGLMYRTSTNICIDSVKEDFMKSVTNDIYGKEKCTHSDITMSIVWPTHLPKCVYAHSVYSQSRQNPRQFMMGNQLMNQDCNAVR, from the exons ATGTCCCGCAGCAGCCGCGGCGGCAGGCAGTCGGGCTCGTCGGCCACCCGGATGGCGTCCAGGGCCCGACCGGGTTTCCCCgtggcgccaccaccacccatgggcccgccgccgcccccgccgatGCCCCCGGTCCCGGTGATGTATCTCCGGGGggtcccgccgcccccgccgtggcTCCCGCAGCACCTGATCATCTGCGGGCTCGATCCCGCGGCCGCCGAGCGGACTGACGCTTTCCGGAGCAAATCCCTCCTCAAC TTCATTTCTCGTACGGGGGTTTTgccctcgccggaggaggagttGAAGAGGCAAGTGGTGGTGCGGGAGCTCGATAAG ATAGTGATGGGTTGGGCGAAGAGGGTGGCGTACGACCAGAGGGAACAATATTGGAACACAACAGCTACGGTGTTGACCTTTGGGTCGTATGCTTTGGGG GCATATGGACCTGAATCTGATATAGACGCAGTCTGTGTTGGCCCTTGTATTGCATCGTTACAG CACCATTTTTTCATTGTCTTGCGACAAATGCTTGAAGAGAGGCCAGAAGTATCAGACCTGCATTCTATTGAAAATGCTAAGGTTCCATTGATGCGCTTTAAATTTAACGGGATGTTAGTTGATTTCCCATATGTCCAATTGCCAGTTATCAATGCTGCAGAG GCAATACATGCATTTGACCCTCGCTTGCTAGCGGCGGTTAATGAACCAAGCTGGAGATGTCTATCTGGAGTTCGTGTTAATAGACAAATCATGCAATTGCTTCCAAATATAAAG AAGTTTCAAATTCTTTTGCGGTGCCTTAAACTATGGGCGAGAAAAAGAGGGCTTCATTGCCAT CTACTTGGCTTCTTTGCTGGGATCCATTTGGCGATTCTTGCAGCATTTGTTTGTATCATGCATCCACATGCTACTCTCAGCTCTTTGTTCAACTCATTCTTTGATATATTTTCTCACTGGCATTGGCCTCTTCCAGTGAGTTTACTTGATCAGCCAACTCCTTGGAGACCTCATTGCTGCTCTTTCATGCCCATAGTGATGCCCTGTTCTCCACCAGAATTTTGTGCCTCTAGTATAACAAGAAGTACCTTTAACAAAATCAAAGAAGAACTTCAGCGTGGTTTTGCTTTGACCAAG GGTGATAGGAATGGTGATATTAATTGGACTGAGCTTTTTGCACCTTTTCCGTATACTGTGAGATACAAACATTTTCTCCGTATAGTTCTTTCTGCTCCAGTGGCTGAAGAATTACGTGATTGGGTTGGATGGGTGAAATCACGATTTCGCAACCTTCTtctcaag TTAGAAAGTATTGGTGTTGATTGTGATCCAGATCCCTCAGAACAAGCTGATCATAGCATGATTGAGCCTAATGTCGTATTTTTCTGGGGTCTCATGTATAGAACGAGTACAAACATCTGCATCGACTCTGTGAAAGAAGACTTCATGAAGAGTGTCACCAACGACATCTATGGAAAGGAGAAGTGCACCCATTCAGACATAACGATGTCCATTGTCTGGCCAACCCATTTGCCCAAATGTGTGTATGCTCACTCAGTTTACTCACAGAGTCGACAGAATCCGCGGCAATTTATGATGGGCAACCAACTGATGAATCAGGACTGCAATGCAGTGCGTTAG